In Desulfobacterales bacterium, a single window of DNA contains:
- a CDS encoding PilZ domain-containing protein — MHQEERRKNPRVSVCDPIAFLSVNAQGRSSHHNVAMVRDVCQTGIRIETFQPIASEDIILMFFDLNQKQMEVRGSVIYCVKNDCGLFNVGINLCGTDFENRHFVKALVKSYHYQKNKTQFSEPPGIQN, encoded by the coding sequence ATGCATCAGGAAGAAAGACGAAAGAATCCCCGAGTTAGCGTTTGCGATCCGATTGCATTTTTGAGTGTGAATGCGCAAGGAAGGTCGTCACACCATAATGTTGCCATGGTGCGGGATGTGTGCCAGACCGGAATCCGGATTGAAACATTTCAGCCCATCGCCTCAGAAGATATCATTTTAATGTTTTTTGATTTAAATCAGAAGCAAATGGAAGTGCGGGGTTCGGTGATATATTGTGTTAAAAATGATTGCGGTCTTTTCAATGTTGGCATCAACCTGTGCGGCACTGACTTTGAAAACCGCCATTTTGTCAAAGCCCTTGTCAAATCCTACCACTACCAGAAGAACAAAACCCAGTTTTCTGAACCACCCGGCATACAGAATTAG